One Torulaspora globosa chromosome 5, complete sequence DNA window includes the following coding sequences:
- the CSR1 gene encoding Csr1p (ancestral locus Anc_4.234), whose amino-acid sequence MTIQSNGSWASDLTQPQKKALKQVWTYLFHFWGIPVNGEAAFRKQQGPSSGPFESSSDAGKKKKGLFGKLQASYYGDDQESSGNDNIEEVESEYVADKIHDSLKELDPEATRDEFWEMLRFEEPDAVILKFIRARKWKVDKALSMIAHSMHWRVDETQVDDILNGGETAIFRNNEQGVIKNLQLQKAFISGRDKQGRPIILARPKLHHSHDQSEAEMEKYCILVIEQARLFFKSPVETATILFDLSGFSMSNMDYGPVKFLINCFEAHYPESLGHMFIHKAPWIFHPIWNIVKNWMDPVVVSKIKFTKNLTDLNDYIELDQLPKYMGGESAMDPDAFTKPDESQDAKMQDEAGRAQILSERNDLIQKFVAATVSWIEADDDEESSKCLNEKVTLGSQLTANYSELDPYIRSRSMYDVNGMLKA is encoded by the coding sequence ATGACAATCCAGTCTAATGGCAGCTGGGCCAGCGATTTGACTCAACCGCAGAAAAAGGCCTTGAAGCAAGTTTGGACATACCTGTTCCATTTCTGGGGGATTCCCGTGAATGGTGAAGCTGCCTTCAGAAAGCAGCAAGGCCCTTCCTCAGGGCCTTTTGAAAGCTCAAGTGACGCaggcaagaagaaaaagggTCTCTTTGGTAAATTGCAAGCTTCATACTATGGTGATGATCAGGAATCCTCTGGTAACGATAACATCGAGGAAGTGGAATCAGAGTACGTCGCAGACAAGATTCATGATAGCTTGAAAGAGTTAGATCCGGAGGCCACTAGGGACGAGTTCTGGGAGATGCtcagatttgaagagcCCGATGCAGTGATATTGAAGTTCATCAGAGCCAGAAAATGGAAAGTAGACAAGGCGCTCTCTATGATTGCCCACTCAATGCATTGGAGAGTCGATGAGACCCAAGTGGATGATATCCTGAACGGGGGTGAGACCGCCATCTTCAGGAATAATGAACAGGGagtgatcaagaacttACAACTCCAAAAGGCCTTCATCAGCGGACGCGATAAGCAGGGCAGGCCTATCATCTTGGCGAGACCCAAACTACACCATTCTCACGATCAGAGTGAGGCAGAGATGGAGAAATATTGTATATTGGTCATTGAACAGGCCAgattgttcttcaagagtcCTGTAGAGACAGCCACGattctctttgatctttccGGTTTCTCGATGTCCAACATGGATTATGGTCCAGTCAAGTTCCTAATTAATTGCTTTGAAGCGCATTATCCTGAAAGCTTAGGCCACATGTTCATTCACAAAGCGCCATGGATCTTTCATCCAATTTGGAACATCGTTAAGAACTGGATGGACCCTGTTGTGGtctccaagatcaaattCACCAAGAATCTCACCGATTTGAATGACTACATAGAGTTGGATCAGCTGCCAAAATACATGGGTGGTGAGAGCGCAATGGATCCTGATGCATTCACCAAACCAGATGAGTCTCAAGACGCCAAGATGCAGGATGAAGCAGGAAGAGCCCAGATTCTGTCGGAAAGAAATGACCTCATTCAAAAGTTTGTCGCTGCTACTGTAAGCTGGATCGAAgccgatgatgatgaagagtcGAGTAAGTGTTTGAATGAGAAAGTAACCCTTGGTTCTCAACTGACTGCAAACTATTCGGAGCTCGATCCTTATATCAGATCAAGATCTATGTATGATGTTAATGGTATGCTAAAAGCTTAG
- the CTF3 gene encoding Ctf3p (ancestral locus Anc_4.235), producing the protein MDSDLDFVIDSIVRSNTETPQLLLKSWLDQFYSISATRGLSSPQLIKMIIFICNSPTLAMTTRLYIAERCLLPNDFISQELIDVVISQLGTATAISDSRSQVPEKIQVSLCRWLVHVFFLVTARDETNALQPSGSIWLHLWQFDYLQHWLTYIVLWTTTSPKDIKRWKVILLGRVGSKPNYRDSQACSTLLLRRFESVGGKSELITRTIADLRCNQRRLKSLQSFQYDKEFITKLRSILLNSSYSNFTDDILNELMTSSLDQLKCLAINEGSRISSLDTSAEGVPLLNTQSLSKLASQWDCIVEPLNAERFLGNVRTSPCHFYLLSLTDEHKFWTIACKWLTIQLGMFFKNPGDMTGVQNIIKICQIYGSLTSFIIREFFSAEYLNANPEGFLLLFDGLFSLPVSFSINQHTFARDAMQVVAISFLNKKMKQTIFPSIANAIVMFLRHSRFGDGKDWAASFSDLIQSIHELLVSTLTNIIENRLTTITLVSTLKSILALQHHSGKYKLKYVIAPPNIIRRQFISDDPLLLDACCYYLVRTKDFLLDENPSNRYVQFQNNYILDLTNYLWRNKMVETKSFAGIPSEFLRAVIDNLYLSDVAMKAKAPFSITGVPALSYAFIAKLRDLQPVHDARIRYFGPLSDESFRALKRSEKFARWLEGVLSLKELKIEVLKAFDETGPYNNVAAFLFTYLKSLSQYSRVI; encoded by the coding sequence ATGGACTCAGATTTGGACTTCGTGATAGACTCCATCGTCAGATCTAACACTGAAACGCCCCAGCTGCTGCTTAAGTCATGGTTGGATCAATTTTATTCAATCTCTGCGACTCGTGGTCTTTCCTCGCCCCAATTGATTAAGATGATTATCTTCATTTGTAATTCACCTACCTTGGCGATGACAACAAGGCTATATATCGCGGAGAGGTGTTTGTTACCTAACGATTTTATATCACAGGAGTTGATAGACGTGGTCATCAGCCAGCTAGGTACAGCGACAGCCATCTCAGACTCCAGGTCGCAAGTGCctgaaaaaattcaagTATCACTCTGCAGATGGTTGGTGCatgtcttcttcctcgtcaccGCTAGAGACGAGACAAACGCCCTGCAACCCAGTGGCTCCATTTGGCTACATCTGTGGCAGTTTGATTACTTACAGCATTGGCTGACATATATAGTGCTGTGGACAACGACGTCTCCGAAGGATATCAAGAGGTGGAAGGTCATTTTATTGGGAAGAGTGGGCTCTAAACCGAATTATCGAGATTCTCAGGCCTGCTCAACTTTGCTCCTGCGAAGATTTGAGAGCGTTGGTGGAAAATCGGAACTCATTACACGTACGATTGCAGACTTGAGATGTAACCAGAGGAGATTGAAATCACTCCAGAGTTTCCAATACGATAAGGAATTCATTACGAAGCTTCGATCAATCTTACTAAACAGTTCATATTCGAATTTTACTGACGATATCCTAAATGAACTTATGACTTCTAGTTTGGATCAATTAAAGTGTTTGGCGATCAATGAGGGAAGcagaatttcttctcttgataCTTCGGCTGAAGGAGTGCCGCTGTTGAACACTCAGTCACTGAGCAAATTGGCTTCCCAATGGGACTGCATCGTGGAGCCGCTCAATGCAGAACGATTTCTAGGCAATGTGAGAACTAGTCCTTGTCATTTCTATTTACTTTCTTTGACAGACGAGCACAAATTTTGGACCATTGCTTGTAAATGGTTAACAATTCAGCTAGGCATGTTTTTCAAAAATCCTGGAGATATGACTGGTGTTCAAAACATTATCAAAATTTGCCAGATTTATGGTTCACTGACATCCTTCATAATCCGAGAGTTTTTCAGCGCCGAGTACCTCAATGCTAATCCAGAGGGtttcctgcttctctttgatGGGCTTTTCTCGCTTCCGGTCAGCTTTAGCATTAACCAGCATACATTTGCCAGAGACGCCATGCAGGTAGTGGCTATCTCCTTCCTCAACAAAAAAATGAAGCAAACGATATTTCCATCGATTGCGAACGCCATCGTTATGTTTCTGAGACATTCGCGATTTGGCGACGGTAAAGATTGGGCGGCTTCCTTTTCAGATTTAATACAGAGCATCCATGAGTTATTGGTTTCGACTTTGACTAACATTATCGAAAACAGACTAACGACAATCACACTTGTGAGCACACTGAAGAGCATCCTTGCCTTGCAGCATCATTCAGGGAAATATAAACTAAAATACGTCATTGCACCTCCCAACATTATTCGGCGCCAGTTCATATCTGATGATCCACTGTTACTAGATGCCTGCTGCTATTATCTAGTTCGCACGAAAGACTTTCTGCTTGATGAGAATCCTTCAAATAGGTACGTTCAATTTCAGAATAATTATATCCTGGATCTGACCAATTATTTGTGGAGAAACAAAATGGTCGAAACAAAGAGTTTTGCAGGGATTCCTTCAGAATTTTTACGTGCAGTGATTGATAACCTGTACCTATCCGATGTCGCAATGAAAGCAAAGGCTCCGTTCTCTATTACGGGTGTCCCTGCTCTCTCATACGCCTTCATTGCAAAACTGCGAGATCTGCAACCTGTCCATGATGCGAGAATTAGGTACTTTGGGCCTTTGAGTGACGAAAGCTTTCGAGCCTTAAAGAGATCCGAAAAGTTCGCACGATGGCTTGAGGGTGTATtgagtttgaaagaactgaagattGAGGTTCTTAAAGCCTTTGATGAGACAGGGCCGTACAACAATGTCGCTGCCTTTCTGTTCACCTATTTGAAAAGTCTTTCACAGTATAGCAGAGTGATCTAA